A stretch of DNA from Methanogenium sp. S4BF:
TCCGTATTGTCCGTGAATGCATGGACCAGATGCCCGCAGGGCCGGTCCTCTGGGAGACGAAGTACGCAAAGATTCTTGCCACCTGCAAAAAGGCAGAGGGTGAGGCCATCGGACGGGTGGAGGCGCCCCGTGGCGAGTGCTTCCACTACGTCCGGATGAACCGGTCGGAGGCGCCTGAAGCATGGAAGGTGAAGGCATCCACGTATTCGAACCAGATGTCGTGGCTGAAGATCCTGCAGGGCGAACAGATTGCAGATATTCCCATCATTGTTGCCTCCATTGACCCGTGCATGTCGTGCACCGACCGTGTCTCGGTTATCCGTGACGGCAGGCCCGATGTGATGACAGGAGAGGCACTGCATCGTCTCTCGGTAGAAAAGACCCGGAGGCTGCAGGCATGATTGCAATGCTCACAGCCGCTGTCCTCGGATGCATCGGCATCACGGTATATGGTCTTCTCTTTGGTCTGGTTCTGCAGGGCGTTGACCGGAAGTGTGCGGCGCGGATGCAGGCACGCTACGGGCCGCCCCTGCACCAGCCGTTTATTGATATTGCAAAACTGCTCTGCAAGGACAATATCATCCCCAAAAATGCGGTGAAATCGGTATTTAACGCTGCACCGATCATCGCGCTTGCTGCTTCAATTACCATTCTCCTCTACCTCCCTGTCGGCAACCTGATGCCGGTCCTCGGCGGGTGGGGTGATGTCATCCTCGTGCTTTATCTGCTCACCGTGCCCGGCCTTGCGATGGTCGCCGGCGGTCTTGCGTCCGGTTCCCCGTATGCAACGGTTGGGTCCCAGCGTGAGATGGTGACGATGATCGCCTATGAATTGCCGCTTGCGATCGCTGTCATCGCGATGGCATGGCGCCTGAATGCAGCAGGCGTGGCCGACCCCTTCTCCCTTGTCACCCTCGCCCAGACTCCGGTCTGGAGTGTGGTGGGCATTCCGGGCATCATCGGGATGCTCCTGCTCATGATTGCCATCACCTGGGTGACGCCTGCAGAACTCTCACGGGTGCCCTGTGATACGCCTGAGGCGGAGACGGAACTCTGTGGCGGTCTTCTGGTGGAGTATTCCGGCAGAAACCTCGCCCTCTTTACCCTTTCCGGAGCGGTCAAGACGGTTGCCATGGCGACGCTTGCCGTGGTGCTGTTCCTCCCGTGGAACATCACCTGGTTCGTTCCCCTCGCAGGTGCAGCCGGTATCAT
This window harbors:
- a CDS encoding complex I subunit 1 family protein, giving the protein MIAMLTAAVLGCIGITVYGLLFGLVLQGVDRKCAARMQARYGPPLHQPFIDIAKLLCKDNIIPKNAVKSVFNAAPIIALAASITILLYLPVGNLMPVLGGWGDVILVLYLLTVPGLAMVAGGLASGSPYATVGSQREMVTMIAYELPLAIAVIAMAWRLNAAGVADPFSLVTLAQTPVWSVVGIPGIIGMLLLMIAITWVTPAELSRVPCDTPEAETELCGGLLVEYSGRNLALFTLSGAVKTVAMATLAVVLFLPWNITWFVPLAGAAGIIADLVFFAVKVLLVVFFSVSLIRVGMARFRINHLVTFYWGYITLIGFAGMILLVLDAVLGMGVVA